The sequence below is a genomic window from Synechococcus sp. PCC 7335.
CATATCACTGACACAAGCCATGATGATATTCTTAGAGCCTCTAGAGAATCCACTCAGCAGGCTTTAGCCTCCTATCCAGGGAAAGCTCCAGCCGCCGCTTTGTTCTTTTCTTGTGCTAGTCGAAGACAAATTCTAGGCAGCCGTACCAAAGAAGAATATACACAAGCTCAGCAACTTTTGAACAAGACGCTACCCAGCTGTGGCTTCTATACGAACGGAGAGATCTCACCGCTTCAGCCCAAAGGCGACACCTACATGCATAACGAAACATTTATCACATTGCTGCTAGGAGATACTTAATGTCTTTGAGCTCTCATCAATCCCGGCCAGCAATTGAGTCCTTAGAAAAGGAGAATCGGATTCTACGTAGAAAGCTAGGGCGGGCGGAAGCTACTATTCTTCAGTTAGAAGAAACAACTCGTAAGAAAGAAGCTTTGCTGCGGCAGGTGATCAACGAATTCAAAGAATCGCAGACATTCCTAGAACAGCAGAGCTATGAATTAGAACAAACCTGTATCAATCTAAAATTCGCTCAAGCTCAGCTTATCCAAGCTGAAAAAATGTCTGCATTAGGTCAGCTAGTAGCCGGGGTTGCTCACGAAATCAACAACCCTGTCAACTTTATCTACGGTAATCTTAGTCATCTAGAGGACTACATTCATAGCCTGCTTAGCTTCCTAAAACTCTACGAGGCACGCTACCCTAATCCGGATGCGAATATCCGACAGCAAGGCGAGGAGATGGATATCGCTTTCATCAAAGAAGATGCACAAAATATCCTATCCTCAATGACGATAGGAACTGAACGCATTCGTGAGATCGTGCTATCGCTTAGGAACTTTTCAAGGATGGATGAAGCGGAGTGCAAGTTCGTGGATATTCATGAGGGAATAGAAAGTACGCTGCAAATCTTACAACATCGGCTAAAGGCTCAGTCTAATCGAGCTGAAATCAAGATTGTTCGAGACTTTGGCGATCTACCGTTGGTCGAGTGCTTTGCCGGTCAGCTCAATCAGGTGGTGATGAATATTATCGCCAATGCTATCGATGCTATAGAGACATCCTTACATAACAACTCTCTAGATCGAGAGGAGCTACAAATTATGCTGCAAACTAAAGCTAGCGCTGATAGCGTAGTGATCAGTATTGCCGATAACGGTACTGGCATGCCGTTGACTGTTAGAGAACGTATCTTTGAGCCGTTTTTCACAACCAAACCAGTAGGCAAAGGAACGGGTATGGGCATGGCGATTAGCTACCAAATTATTGTCGAAAAACATTCTGGTAAAATCGAATGCTTTTCTGATCAAGGCGTAGGCACCAAGTTCGTTATTACAATTCCTATTCAATTGGCCGATTAGCCTAAACTACGAAGCAGTCACTGTCAGTCTCGCGAAACCATTCAGCCGAGGCTGGTTTTTGCATTGCGAGGCTGGTTTTTGCATTGCATAGAGCGATAGACTGGTTCGTAAGCTAATTAAGCTGCGAATCCGCAAGAGTCTATTCAACTTGCTCGAACGTAGACAGTGCGTTTGACTTAGGGATGGCGGGTTAGTTGTGGAATAAGTTTCAGCTATAGCGACTTCTAAAGGGTCGGACGGCAACCACTTGACAACTAAGTTAGCTTGTTCCTTGAATTTTTATTCTATCTGTTATCAGGAGATGCATATATATGTCTCGACTGCGTCATCATCCGCTGCGGCTGTTGCCTCAGCAAAACTATGAGAGCGATCGCCATGCAACTTGGTTAGAGCTATTTTTCGATCTAGTTTTTGTGCTGGCGATCGCAGAACTTGCTCATATGCTTCATGGCGATCTTACTTGGACAGGCATTGTTAGCTTCGCGATTTTATTTGTACCAGTTTGGTGGCTATGGATTGATTTCAGCTATTTCGCCGATCAGTTCAACATAGAGCGAGGAATTTATCGCGTTATTCTGCTAGGAACTATGTTCGGGCTGATTGTTATGGCACTGTCTGTTTCCCATGCCTTGGACGGAGGATCAGCCAGGTTTGCGATCATCTACACGATCCTGCGCTTTATTATTACCGCTTTGTACATACAAGCTTGGCGAACTGTACCACCGTTTAGATCGCTTACCCGACGCTATGCAACGAGTTTTTCAATATCGCTTGTTTTGTGGGTATTCTCAATCTTTGTGCCTGAGCCAGCTCGGTTCTGGTTGTGGGCGATCGCGCTAACAATCGAAATCGGAAATGGCCCTATTACCTATCTTACCGTCCGTGATGTTCCTGCCCAAAACTCACATATGGATGAGCGCTTTGGATTATTTACCATCATTGTACTAGGAGAAGCGATCGTTGCTGTCGCTGCGGGTGTGGCCGGAACCAATTGGGGATGGCAAAGTGTTCTATTAGGTGCGAGCGGTTTTGTAATCGCCGTCAGTTTTTGGTGGATGTACTTTGAGCGGGCCGACGAGTCGGCTATCAACCAGGCGCTAAAAGGGAGCAAGATGGCGCTACTTCGTTCATATGTCTACGGATACTCTCATGTGTTTGCTTTTATGGGAATTGCCATGACTAGCGTAGGCATCCAGGTCGCGATCGAAACTACTCCAAATGCTGACTTGTCATTCGAGACAAGAACTATACTATGCGGCGGAATCGCTATTTTTCTAATAGGAGTGACTTTGCTACAGTGGGCCTCTCCTTGTTCTTTGCCACGAAAGGCGATCCTACTACGCATTTGCTTAGCGATTCTATCGCTCTGTCTGATCTCTCCTATATCAGTACTCTCTCCGGTTGGACTAGTTTTATTATTGAGTATCTCTTTAGTGAGCCTAAACTGGCAAGATGGTGTGTCTTTGCCTGAAGCGAAAGTTAGTTGATAGATGACAGTCGGTTGCCGTAGGTAAGCAGCAAATTAGCTGTATAACGTCAGTTCGGGTTAAGCAGCAGGGGGAAGTTCCCATTCCATATGGAGAGAAGGCTTCTTCGGTTGGTGGCAATAAGCAATCAGTCCACAGAGGATGTTGACCCAGCAGTTGACCGGACTACGGTGACGAGAATGCTCTATCTGCGAAATGTTCTTCAGTTGGTCGATAATCGTTTCGATGATGGAACGTTTGCGCGAGAGTAGCTTGTCAGTTAGCCGCACTAGCTGGTTCTTCATGTTGCGCCGAGGCTTAGCAAAGAACTCGATGTTGAACGCGTCGAGTAGTTGCTTGGCCAGCTGCTTCGATACATAGCCTTTGTCTGCGCAGACTTTTCCCCATAGTCCAGTAAGTAAGTCAAAGGCGGGCTCACGGTCGTCCGTATTGCCCGGGGTCAGGGTGAGGTTGAGTAGTTCACCGCACTCGTTCACCACGAGGTGTAGCTTGAAGCCATAGAACCAGCCGACAGAGGTTTTGCCCCTAGCTGCCGTATCTTTGCAGACCTTATGCTGCCAGATCCGACGGTTGTGGCAGACCGATAGACTGGTCGCATCGATAAAACTAATGCCTGTACAACGGCCGAAGCAGCGCTTCAGATAACAACACAAGGGAAACAAACAAGAGGGCGTCCATTCGACAAAGCGGTTATAGCTGACTAGCGTTGGAAACGCTTGCTTCCAGTACTGGCATACATGATGAACGTAGTAGTGTTTGAAGGTGCGGTAGTGGCTTTGGTGAAAGCCGATGAGTATCGTCATCACTTCGCTTAGGCTCAGCGAACGAGCGCGTTGTCGCGTCTTTAGATGGTGGCTTAGCAGTTGACGCTGCCAGAGGGGTTCAAACACTTGGCAGAAGTCATCGACGTGGCAGAACAGTTCTTCTAAGCTGAACATAGTGGAGGATAGGGCTGATGGGTTTTACAACTTCAGCTTACCTATCCTCCTTTCTTCGAGCTTTCCTTATCCCGAACTGACGTTGTATAGCAACGTTTACATACACGAGCGTAGTGTTTCAAAATCATGGGCTAAAAAGATTACTCATGCAAAGGTAAACAGATAGTAAATTCTGTTCCTTTTCCTTTGGAAGATTTGAGCAGTAGCTGTCCGTGATGTTTGTCTACTACAATTTGATAGCTAATTGCCATTCCCATACCCGTGCCTTTCCCGACAGGTTTGGTAGTAAAGAAGGGATCGAATATTTTTCCTCTGGTCGCTTCATCCATACCAGGGCCGTTGTCTGCGATTGTAATGATTGCCTGATTTTCCTGACGGGCAGTTGAGATTGTGATCTCAGCATTCGTTGCTTGGTTCTCTGCTTGATTTTCTTCTAGTGCGTCAATTGCATTGACCAAAATGTTCATGAACACCTGATTAATCTGTCCTGCATAGCAGGCTACAGGTGGCAAATCACCATAGTTTTTCGTGATCGTAATTGCTGATGAGGACTTTTCTTTTTGCTTTAGTCGATGCGCTAGGATGATTAAAGTGCTATCTAATCCGTCGTGGAGATCGACTGTTTTATACTCGGCTTCATCCATCCGCGAGAACGTTCGTAGAGAGAGGACTATCTGCCGAATGCGCTCAGCGCCTAGCCGCATAGACTGCATGGCCTTGGGCAAATCTTCTAGGAGAAATTCTAATTCAATCTCTTGCGTGCAGCTTTGTACGGCGGGTAAGGGCTCCGGGTAGCAGCGCTGATATACCGATAGTAAAGTAAATAGATCCTCAATATACTGCTCTGTGTGTTCAACGTTGCCATAGATGAAGCTCACTGGATTGTTGATCTCATGAGCAACACCGGCTACTAATACGCCCAAAGAGGACATTCTCTCTGCCATTAGCAAACGCGATTGCATGGCCTGTAAGTCTGCTAACGCTTTTTCTAGTTCTTGACTTCGGTGTCTAAGTGTTGCCCTAGAAGTTTGTAGCTCATGAATAGTTTTACTTAAAAGTGATTCTGCCTGCTGCCTGCTGCGATGCCATCGCTCTAGATTTCGTTCGTTAAGGCTTAGTTTCCGCTGGAGCCTCCGGTTCTCGGTTTCTAAAGTCCTCAGACGTTGCTCAAGCGGCTCACTTTCTGGCATTTGTACTACTCCGTTCCGATCACAACCGTCACTAATGTCTCTTGGTGATAGCGTACTTGACCGCCAATTTCTAGAGGACCAATCTCTCCATAGGTGTAAAAGCCAGCTACAGGAACAGTGGTTTCTATAAACTGTTGACCAAGCTCATACTCTTCCTTAGTTCGGTAACCAAGCAGCCATCGGCGGGCCGCGCAGGAAAATAGTAAAACTGCGGCTGGTTTTTCACCAGGATAACCCGCTAGGGCCTGTTCAATGGATTCTTGGCTAGCAGCTACGATATGATCACCGGTAGCGTAGGTAATTTGGACTTGGGCTTGTTCTGGAATTTCGTCTGTAAAAAGAATGTCGCCAGCTTCTAGATCCCAATGGTTTGAAGCGCGAAGATAGAAGCGATCGCTATCTTCTTCGAAAATGGCCAAGGGGTATTCTCCAGAGATAGGGAAATCGCCTAGATAGTCTTGATAAAACTTTGTGGCGGGCTGATGATCGATCTCATGAACAACCGGACTATCACACTTAGTAATCCTAGCTTTTCGACTAAGCGGTTGCCAGCCACTAGCGACGCCATGTGACACCTTTAGATTTCCAAAGAATACTAGAATAGGCAGCCCATTTTGGACAACTTCGTCCTGGAAAAACTGGTAGGTCTGCTCAAATTGAAAATGATCGCCTGCTCGCCCGCCAACAATCGGTACGCCGGTAGGCAGTAGCTTTTGTAACTGTCTTAGCGCTGGTTCTGTGCCATCTGCAATACCATCTGGGATAGTGATACAAAGCTTTGCACTATCTAGTTCATTTTCAAGCCCTAGGGATGCAATTGCTTGTTTGGCGGCAGCGTCAGCATCCTTTGACAAGCCTCGGCCTAGTCCAGCCCGAATCGTTACAGTCTTCGAGCAAAACATCATCATCGTCAGCGAGTCTTCCTGAAACCCTAGGACTGAAGATATCTCTCCATAGGTTGTACCTCCGACCACAGACATTTCC
It includes:
- a CDS encoding sensor histidine kinase, yielding MSLSSHQSRPAIESLEKENRILRRKLGRAEATILQLEETTRKKEALLRQVINEFKESQTFLEQQSYELEQTCINLKFAQAQLIQAEKMSALGQLVAGVAHEINNPVNFIYGNLSHLEDYIHSLLSFLKLYEARYPNPDANIRQQGEEMDIAFIKEDAQNILSSMTIGTERIREIVLSLRNFSRMDEAECKFVDIHEGIESTLQILQHRLKAQSNRAEIKIVRDFGDLPLVECFAGQLNQVVMNIIANAIDAIETSLHNNSLDREELQIMLQTKASADSVVISIADNGTGMPLTVRERIFEPFFTTKPVGKGTGMGMAISYQIIVEKHSGKIECFSDQGVGTKFVITIPIQLAD
- a CDS encoding low temperature requirement protein A, with translation MSRLRHHPLRLLPQQNYESDRHATWLELFFDLVFVLAIAELAHMLHGDLTWTGIVSFAILFVPVWWLWIDFSYFADQFNIERGIYRVILLGTMFGLIVMALSVSHALDGGSARFAIIYTILRFIITALYIQAWRTVPPFRSLTRRYATSFSISLVLWVFSIFVPEPARFWLWAIALTIEIGNGPITYLTVRDVPAQNSHMDERFGLFTIIVLGEAIVAVAAGVAGTNWGWQSVLLGASGFVIAVSFWWMYFERADESAINQALKGSKMALLRSYVYGYSHVFAFMGIAMTSVGIQVAIETTPNADLSFETRTILCGGIAIFLIGVTLLQWASPCSLPRKAILLRICLAILSLCLISPISVLSPVGLVLLLSISLVSLNWQDGVSLPEAKVS
- a CDS encoding FIST signal transduction protein; its protein translation is MLKVVVGHSVHIDSEEAISEVLAQCVAQLEGRKPQASILLAAIDFDHALILSRIRDRFPEMSVVGGTTYGEISSVLGFQEDSLTMMMFCSKTVTIRAGLGRGLSKDADAAAKQAIASLGLENELDSAKLCITIPDGIADGTEPALRQLQKLLPTGVPIVGGRAGDHFQFEQTYQFFQDEVVQNGLPILVFFGNLKVSHGVASGWQPLSRKARITKCDSPVVHEIDHQPATKFYQDYLGDFPISGEYPLAIFEEDSDRFYLRASNHWDLEAGDILFTDEIPEQAQVQITYATGDHIVAASQESIEQALAGYPGEKPAAVLLFSCAARRWLLGYRTKEEYELGQQFIETTVPVAGFYTYGEIGPLEIGGQVRYHQETLVTVVIGTE
- a CDS encoding IS982 family transposase; protein product: MFSLEELFCHVDDFCQVFEPLWQRQLLSHHLKTRQRARSLSLSEVMTILIGFHQSHYRTFKHYYVHHVCQYWKQAFPTLVSYNRFVEWTPSCLFPLCCYLKRCFGRCTGISFIDATSLSVCHNRRIWQHKVCKDTAARGKTSVGWFYGFKLHLVVNECGELLNLTLTPGNTDDREPAFDLLTGLWGKVCADKGYVSKQLAKQLLDAFNIEFFAKPRRNMKNQLVRLTDKLLSRKRSIIETIIDQLKNISQIEHSRHRSPVNCWVNILCGLIAYCHQPKKPSLHMEWELPPAA
- a CDS encoding sensor histidine kinase, which produces MPESEPLEQRLRTLETENRRLQRKLSLNERNLERWHRSRQQAESLLSKTIHELQTSRATLRHRSQELEKALADLQAMQSRLLMAERMSSLGVLVAGVAHEINNPVSFIYGNVEHTEQYIEDLFTLLSVYQRCYPEPLPAVQSCTQEIELEFLLEDLPKAMQSMRLGAERIRQIVLSLRTFSRMDEAEYKTVDLHDGLDSTLIILAHRLKQKEKSSSAITITKNYGDLPPVACYAGQINQVFMNILVNAIDALEENQAENQATNAEITISTARQENQAIITIADNGPGMDEATRGKIFDPFFTTKPVGKGTGMGMAISYQIVVDKHHGQLLLKSSKGKGTEFTICLPLHE